A DNA window from Candidatus Woesearchaeota archaeon contains the following coding sequences:
- a CDS encoding DUF167 domain-containing protein: MDFFPYLSDKKSVSIIVRPRAPETKIMKWDTEKNALRVDVAAPPEDNKANREIIKFFSKLTKKKVTILTGLTSKKKVLRIA, from the coding sequence ATGGATTTTTTTCCGTACCTTTCTGACAAAAAATCGGTTTCAATTATCGTCCGCCCACGGGCTCCAGAAACAAAAATAATGAAATGGGACACTGAAAAAAATGCGTTGCGCGTTGATGTTGCCGCACCGCCGGAAGACAACAAGGCGAACCGAGAGATTATCAAATTCTTTTCCAAGCTGACGAAGAAAAAAGTCACCATACTCACTGGTTTGACGAGTAAAAAGAAAGTACTTCGTATTGCATAA
- a CDS encoding signal peptidase I yields the protein MNRAQLGTFLKRAWRFLWHDESVWSWVANVVIAFVLIKFVVYPGLGWLLGTPFPIVAVVSGSMEHRGGFDTWWADHEKFYEQHGIANDVFKTFPFSNGFNKGDIMILRGLKKENIKKGTVIVFHTSRLSEPVIHRIVEVGDTGSTVTTKGDFNSQSHSFEQDIPLNQIIGEAVVKIPYLGYIKIWFVQLLNAIGVGSS from the coding sequence ATGAACCGCGCACAACTGGGCACATTTCTCAAAAGGGCATGGCGCTTTCTCTGGCACGACGAATCGGTCTGGAGCTGGGTTGCCAATGTGGTCATCGCCTTTGTGCTTATCAAATTCGTTGTCTATCCTGGCCTTGGCTGGCTTCTCGGCACGCCGTTTCCTATCGTCGCTGTCGTGTCCGGCAGCATGGAACATCGCGGCGGATTTGACACCTGGTGGGCAGACCATGAAAAATTTTATGAACAGCATGGCATTGCCAACGATGTTTTCAAAACATTCCCCTTTTCCAATGGCTTCAACAAAGGCGACATTATGATACTGCGCGGGCTGAAAAAAGAAAATATTAAAAAAGGGACGGTGATTGTCTTTCACACATCACGGCTTTCTGAGCCGGTGATTCACCGTATTGTGGAAGTCGGCGATACCGGCTCCACAGTTACCACCAAAGGTGACTTCAACAGCCAAAGCCACTCATTTGAGCAGGACATTCCTCTCAACCAAATCATTGGCGAGGCAGTTGTCAAAATTCCTTATCTCGGATACATCAAAATTTGGTTTGTGCAATTGCTCAACGCCATCGGCGTTGGCTCTTCATAA
- a CDS encoding transcription factor S, whose product MFCPKCGGMLMPKKDGNRRILVCSCGFKDVKAEETLITEIKRESKSVEIVDIDQSETQSLPVTDAKCPQCGHEKAHYWMVQTRASDEPETKFHRCKSCKHVWRDYS is encoded by the coding sequence ATGTTTTGTCCAAAATGCGGCGGTATGCTGATGCCGAAAAAAGACGGTAATCGGCGCATTCTCGTCTGCAGCTGCGGCTTCAAGGACGTGAAAGCAGAAGAAACCCTCATCACTGAAATTAAGCGCGAATCAAAAAGCGTTGAAATAGTTGACATTGACCAGTCAGAGACCCAGTCTCTGCCAGTTACCGACGCGAAGTGCCCACAATGCGGCCATGAAAAAGCGCACTACTGGATGGTTCAAACCCGCGCGTCTGACGAGCCGGAAACAAAATTCCACCGCTGCAAATCCTGCAAGCACGTCTGGCGGGACTATAGTTAG
- a CDS encoding NMD3-related protein, whose translation MRPHFCPRCGKKDIEGELCAACAHRENPLEPLETRLDICVHCRRYKRKNTWLAFKGFREIIREAVGKGMAKQKKQETGKVIIPEHELERLKEAYASPKPGLEIEIQVGIQRKGEEMPHLTPLAIFLTICNHCGKSGTQYFEGILQIRKAPEDVYAYIRKKLDLEKGKGAQATTELRVQNGMDFYITKQAFLKKIGVLLHKKFGGVLKSSVRIFTLDKFTSKDVYRLNIYFEPMPLKEGDAFLLDGVLMKLLRRGKQIVYFDFEKNTSTSTKSGTLMKAEKVEPLLATVIKNKPFGEVMDPETYQPMRISNVRLGPLPIGKKVNVVHHKGKMWVV comes from the coding sequence ATGAGACCCCACTTCTGCCCGCGCTGCGGAAAAAAGGACATTGAAGGCGAGCTCTGCGCTGCGTGCGCACACCGAGAAAACCCGCTCGAGCCATTAGAAACACGGCTTGATATTTGCGTGCACTGCCGCAGGTACAAACGCAAAAACACCTGGCTCGCCTTTAAGGGTTTCCGTGAAATCATACGCGAAGCAGTTGGAAAAGGGATGGCAAAGCAGAAGAAACAGGAGACCGGCAAAGTGATTATTCCTGAACATGAACTCGAGCGGCTCAAGGAAGCATATGCAAGCCCCAAACCCGGACTTGAAATAGAAATACAAGTGGGGATACAGCGTAAAGGCGAAGAAATGCCCCACCTTACACCGCTCGCGATTTTTTTAACCATCTGCAACCACTGCGGCAAGAGCGGCACGCAATACTTTGAAGGAATTTTGCAGATACGAAAAGCGCCGGAAGATGTGTACGCGTACATCCGGAAAAAACTCGACCTTGAAAAAGGAAAAGGAGCGCAGGCGACTACTGAACTGCGCGTGCAGAACGGCATGGATTTTTACATTACCAAACAGGCGTTTCTCAAAAAAATTGGGGTGCTGCTGCACAAGAAATTCGGCGGCGTGCTGAAAAGCAGCGTGCGAATCTTTACGCTGGACAAATTCACCAGCAAAGATGTGTACCGGCTGAACATCTATTTTGAACCAATGCCGCTGAAAGAAGGCGACGCGTTTTTGCTGGATGGCGTGCTTATGAAACTCCTGCGGCGCGGCAAGCAGATTGTGTATTTTGATTTTGAAAAAAATACCAGCACCAGCACCAAATCAGGCACACTGATGAAGGCAGAAAAAGTCGAGCCCTTGCTCGCGACGGTGATTAAGAACAAGCCCTTCGGCGAAGTGATGGACCCTGAAACCTACCAGCCCATGCGCATCTCAAATGTTCGCCTCGGCCCGCTCCCCATCGGGAAAAAAGTCAATGTGGTGCACCACAAAGGAAAGATGTGGGTTGTGTAA